In a genomic window of Salvelinus fontinalis isolate EN_2023a chromosome 7, ASM2944872v1, whole genome shotgun sequence:
- the LOC129860112 gene encoding gastrula zinc finger protein XlCGF17.1-like, translating to MELNVDIKDEEEEEKIGKSVSHGDHVETFSISREKQQEDHGAKRSHRCPHCDEIFPILSKLKIHLKIHTGENPYSCTDCGKRFTTSGNLTVHQRVHTGEKPYSCPDCGKIFSRLGHLKRHEHIHTGVKPYSCSDCVKCYTTSTELKLHQRVHTGEKPFSCSDCGKSFSRQGFLKAHELIHTGVKPYSCSDCGKIFSQLGNLKTHERIHTGVKPYSCSDCVKCFTTSTELKVHQRTHTGEKPYSCSDCGKSISLLCNLKTHERIHTGMKPYSCSDCVKCFTTSAELKVHQRTHTGEKPYSCSDCGKSFSQMCHLKRHQGKHKGEKPNH from the exons atGGAGCTGAATGTtgacattaaagatgaagaagaggaggagaagattgggaaGTCTGTTAGTCATG gagaccatgttgagacattctctaTATCCAGAGAGAAACAGCAGGAAGATCATGGAGCTAAGAGGTCTCACCGCTGCCCACATTGTGATGAGATTTTCCCAAttctatcaaagctaaaaatacacctaaaaatacacacaggagagaatccgTATTCCTgtactgactgtgggaagagattcacaacATCAGGGAATCTGACAGTTCATCAGAGAgtgcacactggagagaagccttactcctgccctgactgtgggaagattttctctcgactgggccacttaaaaagacatgaacatatacatacaggagtgaagccgtactcctgctctgactgtgtaaaatgctacacaacatcaactgagctaaaaCTTCATCAGAGAgtgcacactggagagaagcctttctcctgctctgactgtgggaagagtttctctcGACAGGGTTTTTTAAAAGCACATGAACTTATACATACAGGAGTGAAGCCTtattcctgctctgactgtgggaagattTTCTCTCAACTGGGCAACTTAAAAAcccatgaacgtatacatacaggagtgaaaccttactcctgctctgactgtgtaaaatgcttcacaacatcaactgagctaaaagtccatcagagaacacacacaggcgagaagccttactcctgctctgactgtggaaagagtatCTCTCTACTGTGcaacttaaaaacacatgaacgtatacatacaggaatgaagccttactcctgctctgactgtgtaaaatgcttcacaacatcagctgagctaaaagttcaccagagaacacacacaggagagaagccttactcctgctctgactgtggaaagagtttctctcaaatgtgCCACTTAAAAAGACACCAAGGTAAACATAAAGGAGAGAAGCCTAACCACTGA
- the LOC129860113 gene encoding gastrula zinc finger protein XlCGF17.1-like, with the protein MNKEDGIGVSLQVREKQQEDLGAKRFHHCPHCDEIFQILSKLKIHLKIHTGENPYSCTDCGKRFTTSRTLTVHQRVHTGKKPYSCPDCGKIFSRLGHLKRHEHIHTGVKPYSCSDCVKCYTTPTELELHQRVHTVEKPYSCSDCGKSFSRQGFLKAHELIHTGVKPYSCSDCGKMFSQLGNLKTHERIHTGVKPYSCSDCVKCFTTSTEQKVHQRTHTGEKPYSCSDCVKCFTTSTELKVHQRTHTGEKPYSCSDCGKSFSQLCHLKRHQGKHKGEKPYH; encoded by the coding sequence agagAAACAGCAGGAAGATCTTGGAGCTAAGAGGTTTCACCACTGCCCACATTGTGATGAGATTTTCCAAAttctatcaaagctaaaaatacacctaaaaatacacacaggagagaatccgTATTCCTgtactgactgtgggaagagattcacaacATCAAGGACTCTGACAGTTCATCAGAGAGTGCACACTGGaaagaagccttactcctgccctgactgtggaaagattttctctcgactgggccacttaaaaagacatgaacatatacatacaggagtgaagccttactcttgctctgactgtgtaaaatgctaCACAACACCAACTGAGCTAGAACTTCATCAGAGAGTGCACACTgtagagaagccttactcctgctctgactgtgggaagagtttctctcGACAGGGTTTTTTAAAAGCACATGAACTTATACATACAGGAGTGAAGCCTtattcctgctctgactgtgggaagatgTTCTCTCAACTGGGcaacttaaaaacacatgaacgtatacatacaggagtgaagccttactcctgctctgactgtgtaaaatgcttcacaacatcaactgagcAAAAAgtccatcagagaacacacacaggagagaagccttactcctgctctgactgtgtaaaatgcttcacaacatcaactgagctaaaagtccatcagagaacacacacaggagagaagccttactcctgctctgactgtggaaagagtttctctcaatTGTGCCACTTAAAAAGACACCAAGGTAAACataaaggagagaagccttaccactga